The Chitinophaga parva genome has a window encoding:
- a CDS encoding LolA family protein, which produces MKQIFLLGLLTCGLVMSGMAQQNDPKAKTILDGVSKKFKSLSSIVASFTLKVEGTNNKVADSKKGVMSMKGNKYRIVMDGQEIISDNKTSWTYSKDNNEVTVNGVDQSAGSLTPAKLFTNFYDKDYLYRLNDETREGARTLQNIEMTPTDKSKPTFKVLLSVDKKTQTIYRVKMFNKDGNRYTYEITGFTPNKLLADNLFMFDAKQHPGVEVVDLR; this is translated from the coding sequence ATGAAGCAAATTTTTCTCCTGGGATTATTAACCTGTGGCCTGGTAATGTCGGGCATGGCACAACAGAACGACCCGAAAGCCAAAACCATCCTGGATGGGGTGAGCAAAAAATTCAAATCACTCAGTTCCATAGTGGCCAGTTTTACCCTGAAAGTAGAAGGCACCAACAATAAAGTGGCCGACAGTAAGAAAGGCGTAATGTCCATGAAGGGCAATAAATACAGGATCGTCATGGACGGCCAGGAAATTATTTCCGACAATAAAACCTCCTGGACCTATTCCAAAGATAACAACGAAGTAACCGTGAACGGGGTAGACCAAAGCGCCGGCAGCCTTACGCCCGCAAAGCTTTTCACGAACTTCTACGACAAGGATTACCTGTACCGCCTGAACGATGAAACCAGGGAGGGCGCCCGGACGTTGCAGAACATTGAGATGACACCCACGGATAAGTCAAAGCCTACTTTCAAAGTGCTGCTTTCCGTTGATAAGAAAACGCAAACCATTTACCGCGTGAAGATGTTCAACAAGGATGGCAACCGCTACACCTACGAGATCACCGGTTTTACACCTAACAAGCTGCTGGCGGATAATCTCTTTATGTTTGATGCCAAGCAACATCCTGGTGTGGAAGTGGTAGACCTGCGCTAA
- a CDS encoding TraB/GumN family protein has translation MFLIWLQRIPSMLQAQSSFIAVGLDHLKASYGLITGLRKLGYTVTPVRI, from the coding sequence GTGTTTTTAATATGGCTTCAACGCATACCATCGATGCTGCAGGCACAAAGCAGTTTCATCGCAGTAGGTTTAGATCATCTTAAAGCAAGTTATGGCTTAATTACAGGCCTCCGAAAACTAGGCTACACCGTAACACCGGTGCGCATTTAA